The Candidatus Marinimicrobia bacterium CG08_land_8_20_14_0_20_45_22 genome includes the window CTGCCGAAATCGACGTCCAGCATGGTTCCTTGCGCTCCTTCAACGAGAATCCGTTTGTTTTCATGAATATACCGATCCAGCAAGGAAATAGTGTCTTCGGAATATTGGGCAATGCGTTCAGCGGCGGTGAAAAACTCGGGTAATTGCGATTCCAGTTCCGGAAGGATTTCTTTCGTAACAACACCTGCTTGCCCAGCGCGGAAGATTTTTTCCGCCATGTTCATCTTGAGATGTGAGATATCTTTCAGGTCTTTGATCTGTATTCCCGTACGGTTGATTTTATCGGAATAACAGGGTCCGATGCCGCGTTTGGTCGTGCCGATGGCTTTTTTCCCCAAAGATAATTCCGAGTATGCGTCGTATGCTTTGTGTAAAGGTGTGACGACATGCGCCAGTAAGGAGATGTGAATACGGTTTTGGGTCTCAATTCCGCGTCGTTGAAGGTGATCGATTTCGTTTGATAGCCCAATTGGGTCGATAACCATGCCGTTTCCGAGAATGCACTCGGATTTTGGGTGAAGAATTCCGCTGGGGACCTGATGCAAAATCGTTTCCTCGTTTCCGACGAGGATCGTGTGTCCCGCGTTGGCGCCGCCTTGATAACGAGCAACGACTTCCGAGGATTTACACAGTGCGTCAACAATCTTGC containing:
- a CDS encoding adenylosuccinate synthase → MSVTAVIGGQWGDEGKGKIVDALCKSSEVVARYQGGANAGHTILVGNEETILHQVPSGILHPKSECILGNGMVIDPIGLSNEIDHLQRRGIETQNRIHISLLAHVVTPLHKAYDAYSELSLGKKAIGTTKRGIGPCYSDKINRTGIQIKDLKDISHLKMNMAEKIFRAGQAGVVTKEILPELESQLPEFFTAAERIAQYSEDTISLLDRYIHENKRILVEGAQGTMLDVDFGSYPFVTSSSTTAGGICTGLGISPRHIDKIIGIFKAYTTRVGAGPFPTELFDATGDFLQQRGGEIGATTRRKRRCGWFDAAVGKYSCRINGFSSIAITKLDVLDELDEIKICTGYENGSIPEIDLLDAIPHFITLKGWKTDITQCNRYEILPNNAKVYLETISELLETKISHVSVGKDRSQIIKI